A single Pseudomonas sp. HN11 DNA region contains:
- the imuA gene encoding translesion DNA synthesis-associated protein ImuA: MGAVVALDTLFNGGRVWKGRPAAPPASVHPTGLTALDAVLPTGGWPEAALSEILMAKEGVGELQLVLPTLARLSKAGERIVLVAPPYTPYPHAWQNAGVDLRLLSVIQAEERDALWAVEQCLRSGSCGAVLCWPRKADDRALRRLQVAAETGQTLAFAWRALSEAINSSPAALRLAVEAKPAQVRVLKCRGGLAHPVPIALAGH, encoded by the coding sequence ATGGGCGCCGTGGTTGCACTGGACACTCTGTTCAATGGCGGGCGTGTCTGGAAGGGCCGACCTGCTGCGCCACCAGCCAGTGTGCATCCCACCGGGCTGACGGCGCTGGATGCGGTGCTGCCCACGGGCGGCTGGCCGGAGGCGGCCTTGAGTGAAATCCTCATGGCCAAGGAGGGTGTGGGTGAATTGCAACTGGTGCTGCCGACCCTGGCACGCTTGTCAAAGGCGGGTGAGCGCATTGTGTTGGTGGCGCCGCCCTACACGCCGTACCCCCATGCCTGGCAGAACGCCGGGGTGGACCTGCGTTTGCTTTCGGTGATCCAGGCCGAGGAGCGCGATGCCTTGTGGGCGGTGGAGCAGTGCCTGCGTTCCGGCAGTTGCGGCGCGGTGCTGTGCTGGCCGCGCAAGGCTGATGACCGGGCGCTGCGGCGCCTGCAAGTGGCGGCGGAAACCGGGCAGACCCTGGCGTTTGCCTGGCGTGCCTTGAGTGAGGCGATCAATTCATCACCAGCCGCCTTGCGCCTGGCCGTGGAGGCCAAACCCGCGCAGGTGCGGGTGCTCAAGTGCCGGGGCGGCCTGGCCCATCCGGTGCCGATTGCGCTGGCGGGGCATTGA
- a CDS encoding Y-family DNA polymerase has product MRWVCIVFPQLALDGVQRALPEPDQPLVLLAGTPQRRVLQTVNDAARALGLRPGQSLTAAHALAKTFASAEYDPAEIERYQQFLAAWAYQFSSQVSLYYPRALLFEIESSLGLFGPWSRFETRLRKELTELGFRHRIVAAPNPAAARVLANIYDGLAVQDDGLMQALAPLPIDRAGLDPQAATALSRMGLRTLAQVQALPRHTLARRFEASLLKHLDALAGQRPLALAFYQPPDRFDVRIELNFDVQSHQALLFPLRRLTGDLSAFLCGRDSGVQRFDLHLEHARAPDSVIKIGLLSAEREPAMLFELARGRLEQVQVTSPVRGFRLVAQDLPVFVPQRQDLFDDRPQQTLPWEQLRERLRARLGDEAVQGLRFHADHRPECAWQAAADKIPCPTLNKVRRPGWLLSEPTLLGEQGVQILMGPERIESGWWDGADIRRDYYLIQTRAGQQGWAFRTVGQDDGLWLQGWFA; this is encoded by the coding sequence ATGCGTTGGGTGTGTATTGTCTTCCCGCAATTGGCGCTGGACGGAGTGCAGCGTGCGCTCCCCGAACCGGACCAACCCCTGGTCCTGCTGGCCGGTACGCCGCAGCGGCGTGTGCTGCAAACCGTCAATGACGCCGCCCGCGCCCTGGGCCTGCGTCCCGGCCAATCCCTGACGGCGGCGCATGCCCTGGCCAAGACCTTTGCCAGCGCAGAATATGACCCTGCCGAGATCGAACGCTACCAGCAGTTCCTCGCCGCCTGGGCTTACCAGTTCAGTTCCCAGGTCAGCCTGTATTATCCGCGCGCTTTGTTGTTCGAGATCGAGTCGAGCCTGGGGCTGTTCGGCCCGTGGTCGCGCTTTGAAACGCGCTTGCGCAAGGAGTTGACCGAGCTGGGTTTTCGCCATCGTATCGTCGCGGCACCCAACCCGGCAGCTGCGCGGGTGCTGGCAAATATCTACGATGGCCTGGCGGTGCAGGATGACGGCTTGATGCAGGCCCTGGCGCCGCTGCCCATCGACCGCGCTGGCCTCGATCCGCAGGCCGCCACGGCCTTATCGCGCATGGGCCTGCGCACACTGGCCCAGGTGCAGGCGCTGCCTCGGCATACCTTGGCGCGACGCTTCGAGGCCAGCCTGCTCAAGCACCTGGATGCACTGGCCGGGCAACGGCCGCTGGCCTTGGCGTTCTATCAACCGCCGGACCGGTTCGATGTGCGCATCGAGTTGAATTTCGACGTGCAATCCCATCAGGCGCTACTGTTTCCTCTACGGCGCTTGACCGGCGATCTGTCCGCGTTTCTGTGCGGCCGCGACAGTGGCGTGCAGCGTTTCGACCTGCACCTGGAACACGCTCGGGCGCCCGACAGCGTGATCAAGATCGGCCTGCTCAGCGCCGAGCGTGAACCGGCGATGTTGTTTGAACTGGCCCGTGGCCGCCTGGAGCAAGTCCAAGTCACTTCACCGGTGCGCGGCTTTCGTCTGGTGGCCCAGGACCTGCCGGTGTTTGTGCCTCAGCGCCAGGACCTGTTCGACGACCGCCCGCAGCAAACCTTGCCCTGGGAGCAATTGCGCGAACGCCTGCGTGCCCGCCTGGGCGATGAGGCGGTGCAGGGCCTGCGCTTTCACGCCGACCACCGCCCCGAGTGCGCCTGGCAAGCGGCGGCGGATAAAATCCCGTGCCCGACCCTGAACAAGGTGCGGCGCCCCGGCTGGCTGCTGAGCGAGCCGACCTTGCTGGGCGAGCAGGGCGTGCAAATCCTCATGGGGCCTGAACGCATCGAGTCCGGCTGGTGGGACGGCGCCGATATCCGCCGCGACTACTACCTGATCCAGACCCGCGCCGGCCAGCAA